The sequence GGGCAAGGTCGCGCGGACCGGGCCACCGGACGAGCTGAAGAGCCAGGTCGCCGGCGACGGCATCGTCGTCACGCTGCCCCCCGGCGGCCCCGAGGCGGTCAGCCCGACCGTCCGCGAGCAGCCCTGGTGCCGCGACGTCGAGGCCGTCGACGACAGGACCCTGCGGGTGTACGTCGAGGACGGCTCCCGCGCCGTCACCGACCTGCTGCGCCTGCTCGACGGCCTGTCGACCCCGGTCCTCACGCTCACGCTGACCCGGCCGAGCCTCGACGACGTCTTCCTGACCGCCACCGGCCACCCGCTCGCCGCCGCCGGCGTCTGACCAGCGCGGACCGGTCTCACCGCCGGGTCACGGCCGCCCACCCGGGTGGCCACCCCGGCCCGCCCACGTTCGCTCGACTTCCTGACTCCTCGACTGGGAGCCCCTCCATGCGTTTCTTCTCCGACGTCCGGCTCACCTACGCCCGCGCCGTGCGCGCGGTGCTGCGGGAACCGAGCTGGATCATCATCGGGCTCGCGCAGCCGCTGTTCTACCTCTACCTGTTCGGCCCGCTGCTGAAGAACGGCGGCGTCACGCGCGGCCTGCCGGCCGGGACCAGCAGCTGGGACGTGTTCGTGCCCGGCCTGCTGGTCCAGCTCGTCCTGTTCAACTGCGCGTTCAACGGGTTCGCCCTGCTGTCCGAGATGCGGGCCGGGGTGCTGGAACGGCTCTCGGTGACGCCGATCAGCCGGCTGGCGCTGCTGCTCGGCCGCGCGCTGCGCGACGCCACCCTGGTCGTCATCCAGGGCGCGATCCTCGTCGGCCTGGCCGTGCCGCTCGGGCTGCACCTGCACGCGGGCCTCGTCGTCGCCGCCGTCGTGCTGATGGCGCTCGGCGTCGGCCTGTCCTGCCTGGGTTACGGCCTCGCGCTGGTGCTGCGCAGCGAGGACGCGCTGGCCCCGGTCATCCAGGGCTTCTCGCTGCCGCTGCTGCTGCTGTCCGGGATCTTCCTGCCGCTGTCGTTCGCCCCGACCTGGCTGGACGACACGGCCGACGCCAACCCGCTGCGCCACACCACCGACGCGGTCCGGGCCCTGATGCTCGGCCACGGCCGGTCCTGGGTCGGGATCGTGGTCACCTGCGCGTTCGCCGTGCTCCTCGTGATCTTCGGGACCCGCCGCTTCCACAACACCGAGGACCTGCGCATCACCTGATCTGGGCGGATTTCGCGGCCACCCCGCCGGACCGGTCCCCCGACCGGCCCGGCGCCGGCAGAATGCGACCCATGAGCGAGGCGGCACCGGTGAGCCAGTTCCACTTCGACCCCGAGACCTACCTGGCGATGGTGCTCAGCGAGGTGCCCGACTACGAACGGCTCCAGGACGAGGTCGCGGCGGCCAGCGCCGGCCGGGCCGTGGCGCGCGCGCTCGACCTGGGCGCGGGCACCGGCGAGACGAGCCGGCGCGTCCTCGCCGCCCACCCGGCCGCGGCCCTGGTCGCCCTCGACGAGAGCGACGGCATGCTGGCCGCCGCCCGCGAGCACCTGCCGGCCGACCGGGTCGACTTCGTCGTCGGCCGCCTGGAGGACCCCCTGCCCACCGGCCCGTTCGACCTGGTCGTGTCCGCGCTGGCCGTCCACCACCTCGACGGCCCCGGCAAGCAGGAGCTGTTCGCCCGGGTCGCCGGCGTGCTCGCCCCCGGCGGCCGCTTCGTCCTCGCGGACGTGGTCGTCCCCGACGACCCGGCCGACGTCGTCACTCCCGTCGACGACGAGTACGACCAGCCCAGCCGCCTCCCCGACCAGCTCGCCTGGCTCCGCCAGGCCGGCCTCTCCCCCACCGTGACCTGGCACCACCTGGACCTGGCCGTCCTCACCGCCGACCACCCGGCCTGAGACAGCGGACGGCCACCTCCGAAGACTCCTTGATCGCCGTTTCGGCCCTCCGGTGGTCGTACGCGGGCCTGATTCGCAGCCACCAGAGGGCTGAAACGGGGATCAAGGCGACGGGGCCGGCCGTGGCGGTCACGGGTAGTGGCGCGGTTGGGGGGTGTTCGACGGTGGGAGGGCGGCGCCGGGGTTGAGGATGTTCAACGGGTCCAGGGCGTTCTTGACGCGCCAGCTCAGGTCCAGGACGTCGGGGCCGAGCTGGTCGGACAGCCAGGGCAGCTTGAGGCGCCCGACGCCGTGTTCACCGGTGATCGTGCCGTCGAGGCGCAGCGCGAGGGCCATGATCTCTCCGAACGCCAGGTCCGCGCGCCGCGCCATCTCCGCGTCGGTCGGGTCGACGACGATCAGCGGGTGGGTGTTGCCGTCACCCGCGTGCGCGACCATGGCGATCGTGACGTCACGAGCGGCCGCGATCGCCTCGACTCCGGCGACGAGCTCGGGGAGGCGAGGGAGCGCGACCCCTACGTCCTCGAGCAGGAGCGTGCCCAAGGGCTCCAGCGCGGTGATCACCGCGCGCCTGGCGGCGACGAAGGCCTCGCCCTCGTCCGGGTCGTCGGTCGCGACGACCTCGGTGGCTCCGGCCTTCTCGCAGGCCTCGACCATGACGCGCAGCTCGTCCGCGCCGGACTGATGCTGGGCGTCGGTCCGGGCGACGACCAGCGCGGCCGCGGACCGGTCCAGTCCCATCCGGAACAGGTCCTCGACCGCGTTGATCGAGGTCCGGTCCATGAGCTCCAGCATCGCGGGCCGCAGCTGGGCGGTGATCGCGAGGATGGCGGCGGTCGCGGCGGCCATCGTGGGGAAGGTCGCGACCAGGGTGCAGGTCGGCGGTTGCGCGGGAAGCAGCCGCAAGGTCGCCTCGGTGACGATCCCGAGGCTTCCCTCGCTGCCGACGAACAGCTTCGTCAGCGACAGCCCGGCGACATCCTTCAGCCGGGCGCCGCCGAGCCGGACCGCCGCGCCATCGGCCAGGACGACCTCGAGGCCCAGGACGTAGTCCGTCGTCACCCCGTACTTCACGCAGCACAGACCACCGGCGTTCGTCGCCACGTTGCCGCCGATCGAGCAGATCTCGAACGACGACGGGTCGGGCGGGTACCACAGCCCGTGCGTCGCCGCCGCGGCCTTGACCTCGACGTTCAGCGCCCCTGGCTGGGCTACCGCGACCCTCGTCACCGGGTCGACGTGAACGGACCGCATCCGCTCCAGCGACAGCACGATCCCACCGTCGACAGCGGTCGCCCCGCCGGACAGGCCGGTGCCGGCGCCGCGCGCGACCACCGGCACCCGGTGCCGCGCGGCCCAGCGGACCGCGGCCTGGACCTGCTCGGTCGTCTCGGCGCGCACCGCCGCGAGCGGGGTTCCCGCGTTCGGGTCGGCCGCCCGGTCGCGCCGGTACTTCTCCAGCAGCTCCGGCTCGGTCGCGACGACCCCCGCCGGCAGCGCCCCCACCAGTTCCGCCAGCATCTCGTGCACGCCGCCTCCACCGCCCGCCTCGCCACATTCCACCCGGCGACCCACCGTAGGCCGAGTTCGACGGCCTATGCAGACGATCCGCCGCCCGGTAGCCCGGGGTTGGGCGACGGAGCTGGCTCCGGGACACTCTTGCCGGGGGGCCTGATCAGTGTGGAGAGGGCATGGGATGAGCGGCGAGACGAGGTCCGGTCCGGGAAGTCCGGTCGGCTACCTGTGGATTCCGGCGACCGACCTGGCCGCGGCGGCCGCGTTCTACCGGGACGTGTTCGGCTGGAGGGTCGACGAGCCGGGCCCGGGCGCCGGCGCGGTCGGCTTCCAGGCACCGGGCCTGATTGGCCAGCTCACCACCGATCTGCCGGTCGGACCGGGCGGGCCGCTGCCGTGGCTGATGGCCGACGGCCTCTACCGGACGCTGGGTCTGGTCGAGGCGCGCGGCGGCCGGGTGCTCGGCCGGCCACGGCTGCAGGGAGGCGTCCGCTACCTCGTCCAGGTCACCGACCCGGCCGGCAACCGGCTGGGCATCGCGGTGCCGGCCGGCCCGGCTCGGCCGCAGCCGCTGGTCGTCGCGGGGGACGTCGAGGCGTCCAGCCGGTGGTACCAGGAGCTGCTCGGGCTGCGTTCCGACCACGGCGGCCCCGACTACGAGCGGCTCGTCACGGCCGATGGCGCTCTCGTCCTGCAGCTGCACCGCCGGGAGGTCGAGCACGGCCACGGCCAGCTCGCCGATCCGGACGTGCCGGTCGGCAACGGCGCCGTGGTGTGGTTCGGCGAGTACGCCGACTTCGACGGCGCGGTCGAACGGGCCGGCCGGCTCGGCGCGACCGTCGTCCACCCGCCGATGCGCAACCCACCCAGTGGCCAGGGCAACGGGCCCGGGCACCGG is a genomic window of Pseudofrankia inefficax containing:
- a CDS encoding ABC transporter permease, with protein sequence MRFFSDVRLTYARAVRAVLREPSWIIIGLAQPLFYLYLFGPLLKNGGVTRGLPAGTSSWDVFVPGLLVQLVLFNCAFNGFALLSEMRAGVLERLSVTPISRLALLLGRALRDATLVVIQGAILVGLAVPLGLHLHAGLVVAAVVLMALGVGLSCLGYGLALVLRSEDALAPVIQGFSLPLLLLSGIFLPLSFAPTWLDDTADANPLRHTTDAVRALMLGHGRSWVGIVVTCAFAVLLVIFGTRRFHNTEDLRIT
- a CDS encoding class I SAM-dependent methyltransferase; translated protein: MSEAAPVSQFHFDPETYLAMVLSEVPDYERLQDEVAAASAGRAVARALDLGAGTGETSRRVLAAHPAAALVALDESDGMLAAAREHLPADRVDFVVGRLEDPLPTGPFDLVVSALAVHHLDGPGKQELFARVAGVLAPGGRFVLADVVVPDDPADVVTPVDDEYDQPSRLPDQLAWLRQAGLSPTVTWHHLDLAVLTADHPA
- a CDS encoding FAD-binding oxidoreductase, translating into MLAELVGALPAGVVATEPELLEKYRRDRAADPNAGTPLAAVRAETTEQVQAAVRWAARHRVPVVARGAGTGLSGGATAVDGGIVLSLERMRSVHVDPVTRVAVAQPGALNVEVKAAAATHGLWYPPDPSSFEICSIGGNVATNAGGLCCVKYGVTTDYVLGLEVVLADGAAVRLGGARLKDVAGLSLTKLFVGSEGSLGIVTEATLRLLPAQPPTCTLVATFPTMAAATAAILAITAQLRPAMLELMDRTSINAVEDLFRMGLDRSAAALVVARTDAQHQSGADELRVMVEACEKAGATEVVATDDPDEGEAFVAARRAVITALEPLGTLLLEDVGVALPRLPELVAGVEAIAAARDVTIAMVAHAGDGNTHPLIVVDPTDAEMARRADLAFGEIMALALRLDGTITGEHGVGRLKLPWLSDQLGPDVLDLSWRVKNALDPLNILNPGAALPPSNTPQPRHYP
- a CDS encoding VOC family protein yields the protein MSGETRSGPGSPVGYLWIPATDLAAAAAFYRDVFGWRVDEPGPGAGAVGFQAPGLIGQLTTDLPVGPGGPLPWLMADGLYRTLGLVEARGGRVLGRPRLQGGVRYLVQVTDPAGNRLGIAVPAGPARPQPLVVAGDVEASSRWYQELLGLRSDHGGPDYERLVTADGALVLQLHRREVEHGHGQLADPDVPVGNGAVVWFGEYADFDGAVERAGRLGATVVHPPMRNPPSGQGNGPGHREIWLKDPDGYTVVIASPDGEDFEPS